Proteins encoded by one window of Armatimonadota bacterium:
- a CDS encoding DUF58 domain-containing protein: protein MAALSALLLALAVPFIPVPHMGVAVGALALRVRLAGAAEAERLFIAAVNLLALPFVWEAVFPGRRGVAALALAAFPWLLQTLEGSVHHALLPPTILGRNPTPRLAALAAAFAAAAAAAGTLGHDVLALAAAGTLGLLMAVAATSLARLRPHLLAFDVPSIRALAGQPGRFRTVLKTERRVLGHVHIAPHARWVYAVPLKTTDRDVVLDVRVVPPLAGSGAVEARLIWTDPWGLTGAAFDRPLAQLRVIPRAAYAAWLARRYLETSRATGASAVMTSEARAAGTRRGLDYYGARHYEAGDTLRDILWKQTARLLQLVVKDRRHDLAQAAVLAVRLAGRDADEADRLAYYLLMATLTLAQEGIPLAIAAYGPDGPAATTPLLAPRPAVRQALLLAEQVHVAPRPRRLLSPADPRRLRRAISRVQQADGVPGRRLADVLAFEYRAHRQRAHHHPAVRALAAVLPHLQSPAIIVVISGVADDAEVLNFALEGLAARGFQRMDLLAVSG, encoded by the coding sequence ATGGCCGCGCTCTCGGCCCTGCTGCTCGCGCTCGCCGTCCCGTTCATCCCCGTCCCCCACATGGGCGTGGCGGTCGGCGCGCTGGCGCTGCGCGTGCGTCTCGCCGGCGCGGCGGAGGCCGAGCGCCTGTTCATCGCGGCGGTCAACCTGCTGGCCCTGCCGTTCGTCTGGGAAGCCGTTTTCCCCGGCCGTCGGGGTGTGGCGGCCCTCGCCCTGGCGGCCTTCCCCTGGCTGCTGCAGACCCTGGAGGGAAGCGTCCACCACGCGCTCCTCCCACCGACCATCCTCGGCCGCAACCCCACGCCGCGGCTCGCGGCGCTGGCCGCCGCCTTTGCCGCCGCCGCGGCCGCCGCCGGCACGCTCGGGCACGATGTGCTGGCCCTGGCCGCGGCGGGCACGCTCGGGCTCCTCATGGCCGTAGCGGCGACCTCCCTCGCCCGACTGCGCCCCCACCTGCTCGCATTCGACGTCCCGTCGATCCGGGCGCTGGCCGGGCAGCCCGGCCGCTTCAGGACGGTCCTGAAGACCGAGCGCAGGGTTCTTGGTCATGTCCACATCGCGCCCCACGCACGGTGGGTGTACGCCGTGCCGTTGAAGACGACCGATCGGGACGTCGTTCTCGATGTGCGCGTCGTCCCGCCGCTGGCGGGATCCGGCGCGGTGGAGGCCCGCCTCATCTGGACCGATCCGTGGGGCCTGACGGGCGCGGCCTTCGACCGGCCGCTGGCGCAGCTGCGGGTGATCCCGCGCGCGGCGTACGCGGCGTGGCTGGCCCGACGCTACCTCGAGACGAGCCGCGCGACGGGGGCGTCCGCCGTGATGACTTCCGAGGCGCGCGCCGCGGGCACCCGGCGGGGACTCGACTACTACGGAGCGAGACACTACGAGGCGGGCGACACGCTGCGCGACATCCTGTGGAAGCAGACGGCCAGGCTCCTCCAGCTCGTCGTCAAAGACCGCCGCCACGATCTGGCGCAGGCCGCCGTCCTGGCCGTGCGGCTGGCCGGACGCGATGCGGACGAGGCGGACCGCCTGGCCTACTACCTGCTGATGGCCACGCTGACCCTGGCACAGGAAGGGATCCCGCTCGCCATCGCCGCCTACGGCCCGGACGGTCCGGCGGCCACCACCCCGCTGCTGGCTCCGCGGCCCGCCGTGCGGCAGGCCCTGCTTCTGGCCGAACAGGTCCACGTCGCTCCGCGCCCCCGACGGCTCCTCAGTCCCGCCGACCCGCGGCGGCTGCGGCGGGCCATTTCCCGGGTGCAGCAGGCCGATGGGGTTCCGGGGAGACGGCTCGCCGATGTCCTCGCCTTCGAGTACCGCGCGCACCGGCAGCGGGCGCACCACCATCCGGCGGTCCGGGCCCTGGCCGCGGTGCTGCCCCACCTGCAAAGTCCGGCCATCATCGTCGTCATCTCGGGCGTGGCGGACGACGCAGAGGTGCTGAACTTCGCGCTGGAGGGCCTGGCCGCGCGCGGGTTCCAGCGGATGGACCTGCTGGCCGTGTCCGGCTGA
- a CDS encoding HEPN domain-containing protein yields the protein MAERSRDWAEQARRDLESARLQAEGGFFEWACFVSQQAAEKAVKAAYQKLGGEAWGHALGPLLEGLREKVPVADEILACGRLLDRFYIPARYPNSWDRGSPKDYFTREDAGHALRCAESILRFCEGLLAQQG from the coding sequence ATGGCCGAGCGCAGCCGGGACTGGGCGGAACAGGCGCGGAGGGACCTGGAGAGCGCGCGCCTGCAGGCGGAGGGCGGGTTCTTCGAGTGGGCCTGCTTCGTCAGCCAGCAGGCGGCGGAGAAGGCGGTCAAGGCCGCCTATCAGAAGCTCGGCGGCGAGGCCTGGGGGCACGCCCTGGGGCCGCTGCTCGAGGGCCTGCGGGAGAAGGTGCCGGTCGCCGACGAGATCCTGGCCTGCGGGAGGTTGCTGGACCGCTTCTACATCCCCGCCCGATATCCGAACAGCTGGGACAGAGGCAGCCCCAAGGACTACTTCACCCGGGAGGATGCCGGGCATGCGCTCCGTTGTGCAGAGTCGATCCTACGGTTCTGTGAAGGTCTTCTGGCTCAACAGGGGTGA
- a CDS encoding nucleotidyltransferase domain-containing protein — MKEAAERLLAERRDVAAVYLFGSLSENRAVPGSDADLLILLERSQRRFLDRAEEFSRYFSGIGLPVELFCYTREEAERTWLARAAIARGVLLAGR; from the coding sequence GTGAAGGAGGCCGCCGAGAGACTCCTCGCCGAGCGACGGGATGTCGCCGCCGTCTATCTGTTCGGCTCTCTGTCCGAGAACCGGGCCGTGCCGGGTAGCGACGCCGATCTCCTCATCCTCCTGGAGCGGAGTCAGCGGCGCTTCCTGGATCGTGCGGAAGAGTTCTCCCGCTATTTCTCGGGGATCGGCCTGCCGGTCGAGCTCTTCTGCTACACGCGCGAGGAGGCGGAGCGCACCTGGCTGGCCAGGGCGGCCATCGCCCGCGGCGTCCTCCTCGCGGGTCGCTGA
- a CDS encoding SRPBCC family protein, whose translation MPVKVEGRRIIRAPVQKVFQLVSRLEALPRVTGLWLTAEAVERKNNTLTVRYGGYFAGLPVESVQRATLHPPNRIDFRQFRGNLKAFRGQYQFKPIEGDTEVILTVEADVGIPLISEEAARLVLHSFVERSLEKFKLTAERDLPRAVARKTADGAAAREAEGEETEAGEAESAEAEAAAPSAPKPAAAAARNGEAVSGPAAPRPAGRRPEVPSPAAGPGTAGQPGGKRRRRRRRRSRRGLRGPGGPPPAASGGQN comes from the coding sequence GTGCCGGTCAAGGTCGAAGGGCGGCGCATCATCCGCGCGCCGGTGCAGAAGGTGTTCCAGCTGGTCAGCCGCCTGGAGGCGCTGCCCCGCGTCACCGGCCTGTGGCTGACGGCGGAGGCGGTGGAGAGGAAGAACAACACCCTCACCGTGCGCTACGGCGGCTACTTCGCCGGTCTGCCCGTGGAGTCGGTGCAGCGGGCGACCCTCCATCCCCCGAACCGCATCGACTTCCGCCAGTTCCGGGGCAACCTCAAGGCCTTCCGCGGCCAGTACCAGTTCAAGCCCATCGAGGGCGACACCGAGGTCATCCTGACGGTGGAGGCCGACGTCGGCATCCCGCTGATCTCCGAAGAGGCGGCGCGCCTGGTGCTGCACTCCTTCGTCGAGCGCAGCCTGGAGAAGTTCAAGCTCACCGCCGAGCGCGACCTCCCGCGCGCGGTCGCGCGGAAGACCGCCGACGGCGCCGCGGCCAGAGAAGCCGAGGGCGAGGAAACCGAGGCCGGGGAAGCCGAGAGCGCGGAGGCGGAAGCAGCGGCGCCCTCCGCGCCGAAGCCGGCGGCGGCCGCCGCGCGAAACGGCGAGGCCGTCTCAGGTCCCGCCGCCCCGCGCCCCGCCGGCCGCCGCCCCGAGGTGCCTTCACCCGCAGCCGGCCCCGGGACGGCGGGACAACCCGGGGGAAAGCGGAGGCGCCGCCGGCGCCGCCGGTCGCGGCGCGGACTTCGGGGTCCGGGCGGGCCGCCGCCGGCGGCTTCAGGCGGCCAAAATTAG
- a CDS encoding methionine synthase, whose product MTLPLLPTTAVGSYPKPAYLLEARRKFLRRQISKEELAALERRATAEWIRIQEEVGLDLLVDGEQYRGDMVAYFADELEGFAIAGLVRSYGNRYYPKPVVVGPVGRKAPVTVSWFTYAQSLTPRPVKGMLTGPYTIAEWSFNEYYPTRRALVLELARAIHEEVVDLERAGARYIQIDEPAIHTRPEEEFELAREAMEIVTDGVSAYTVTHICYGDVPKIYPAMLRLAVNQLDLALKNEEFALLETFATVPFTKDIGLGVVDAHSHRVETPEEVADGIRRALRVIPAPQIYVSPDCGLKTRTIEETVGKLRAMVEGTRLVRGELLGAREGARA is encoded by the coding sequence GTGACGCTCCCGCTGCTCCCCACCACCGCCGTCGGCAGTTATCCCAAGCCGGCCTACCTGCTGGAGGCCCGGCGCAAGTTCCTGCGCCGGCAGATCTCCAAAGAGGAACTGGCCGCCCTCGAACGCCGGGCCACCGCGGAGTGGATCCGGATCCAGGAAGAGGTGGGGCTGGACCTGCTGGTGGACGGCGAGCAGTACCGCGGGGACATGGTCGCCTACTTCGCGGACGAACTGGAAGGCTTCGCCATCGCCGGGCTGGTGCGCTCCTACGGGAACCGCTACTACCCCAAGCCGGTGGTGGTCGGCCCGGTGGGCCGCAAGGCGCCGGTCACCGTCTCCTGGTTCACCTACGCCCAGTCCCTCACCCCCCGGCCGGTGAAGGGGATGCTCACCGGCCCCTACACCATCGCCGAGTGGTCGTTCAACGAATACTACCCCACCCGCCGGGCCCTGGTCCTGGAGCTGGCCCGGGCGATCCACGAGGAGGTGGTGGACCTGGAGCGCGCCGGGGCGCGCTACATCCAGATCGACGAGCCGGCGATCCACACCCGGCCGGAGGAGGAGTTCGAGCTGGCCCGGGAGGCGATGGAGATCGTCACCGACGGCGTCTCCGCCTACACCGTGACCCACATCTGCTACGGGGACGTGCCCAAGATCTACCCGGCGATGCTGCGCCTGGCGGTCAACCAGCTGGACCTGGCCCTGAAGAACGAGGAGTTCGCCCTGCTGGAGACCTTCGCCACCGTCCCCTTCACCAAAGACATCGGCCTGGGCGTGGTGGACGCCCACAGCCACCGCGTGGAGACGCCGGAGGAGGTGGCCGACGGGATCCGCCGCGCCCTGCGGGTCATCCCCGCCCCGCAGATCTACGTCTCCCCGGACTGCGGCCTGAAGACCCGGACGATCGAGGAGACGGTGGGCAAGCTGCGGGCGATGGTCGAGGGCACCCGCCTGGTGCGCGGCGAACTGCTCGGGGCGCGGGAGGGGGCGAGGGCGTAG
- a CDS encoding methylcobamide--CoM methyltransferase: MITTVIGNYPKIPDLPAPGRWRSAVEKFQKGQIDEAALRAVEDEVTLEVIREQVEAGIDLITDGQIRWEDGQTPFARRLRGFSINGLQRYFDTNVYFREPVVEGEVVWEAPITVADYTFARAHSPRPVKPVVTGPFTLAALSRNTYYPTFRDLVLALARALNAELRALAAAGAEVIQVDEPALLRRRPDYPVFAEAMGVLTDGVQGTLVLATYFGDVGGLYPQMLELPFAVLGLDFVAGHRNWDLLETAPFTKGLMAGILDARNTRLETAEEIVAAVERLTRIVPPERLMVAPSAGLEFLPRGVARRKLAALAEGVAAARRAGKGVPA, from the coding sequence GTGATCACCACGGTCATCGGCAACTATCCCAAGATCCCCGACCTCCCCGCCCCCGGCAGGTGGCGCAGCGCGGTGGAGAAGTTCCAGAAAGGGCAGATCGACGAGGCCGCGCTGCGGGCCGTGGAGGACGAGGTCACCCTGGAGGTCATCCGCGAGCAGGTGGAGGCCGGCATCGACCTCATCACCGACGGCCAGATCCGCTGGGAGGACGGCCAGACCCCCTTCGCCCGGCGGCTGCGGGGCTTCAGCATCAACGGGCTGCAGCGCTACTTCGACACCAACGTCTACTTCCGGGAGCCCGTGGTGGAGGGGGAGGTCGTCTGGGAGGCGCCCATCACCGTCGCCGACTACACCTTCGCCCGCGCCCACAGCCCCCGGCCGGTCAAACCCGTGGTGACGGGGCCCTTCACGCTGGCCGCGCTGAGCCGGAACACCTACTACCCGACCTTCCGGGATCTGGTCCTGGCGCTGGCCCGGGCCCTGAACGCCGAGCTCCGGGCCCTGGCCGCAGCCGGCGCGGAGGTGATTCAGGTGGACGAACCCGCGCTGCTGCGGCGCAGGCCGGACTACCCCGTCTTCGCCGAGGCGATGGGGGTGCTGACCGACGGGGTGCAGGGCACCCTGGTGCTGGCCACTTACTTCGGGGATGTCGGCGGGCTCTACCCGCAGATGCTGGAGCTGCCCTTCGCCGTGCTGGGACTGGACTTCGTCGCCGGCCACCGGAACTGGGACCTCCTGGAGACCGCGCCGTTCACCAAGGGGCTGATGGCCGGGATCCTCGACGCGCGCAACACCCGACTGGAGACGGCGGAGGAGATCGTGGCCGCGGTCGAACGCCTCACCCGCATCGTCCCGCCGGAGCGGCTGATGGTGGCGCCCAGCGCCGGGCTGGAGTTCCTGCCCCGCGGCGTGGCGCGCCGCAAGCTGGCGGCCCTGGCGGAGGGTGTCGCCGCCGCGCGCCGGGCCGGGAAAGGGGTGCCGGCGTGA
- a CDS encoding bifunctional homocysteine S-methyltransferase/methylenetetrahydrofolate reductase, protein MEYSGSYRRMVGGDVHAFLVRLNQGVLLADGAMGTQLYARGVPFDQCFDELNLTAPELVRGIHLDYLASGAELIETNTFGANRFKLAGHGLADRLEEINRAGAALARDAAAAVGRRVFVAGSMGPIGRPMAPLGTVSPEEVREAYGEQARALVAGGADVLILETFTDLAELLEALRGAREAAGVPIIAQMTFTQDGRTLLGHGPREIVQALERAGAEVVGANCSVGPQGVLEVMEQMAAAVRSAYLSAMPNAGFPSYVGGRYIYVSTPEYMAAHAVRLVALGVRIVGGCCGTTPEHIARMRDALQHPQVSSEAKTGSRWALGAPVVEPEPVAAPPGTPSALGQKLGRTFVVTVEVHPPRGVHDHREIEACRRLREAGADAVDIADNPMARLRMSPWAMSSRIQSEVGLETILHFTTRDRNLVRLQSDLLAVHALGIRNVLVLRGDPPQIGDYPNATAVSDVTPSGLVKLIKEFNRGRDVAGNAIGTPTAFSVGVALNLSAADLDREARILDRKVRAGADFICTMPVYEPEALDRFERIGGRIPLPVLVGVLPLVSSRHAEFLHNEVPGLVVPEAVRARLRAAADGREEGLRMAEELIRALAGRVAGIYLIPSFGRYDTVIELVKMAKSHRSNHRSSVGDGR, encoded by the coding sequence GTGGAGTACTCTGGCAGTTACCGCCGCATGGTGGGGGGAGACGTGCACGCCTTTCTCGTCCGGCTGAACCAGGGGGTCCTGCTGGCCGACGGGGCCATGGGGACGCAGCTGTACGCCCGCGGCGTCCCCTTCGACCAGTGCTTCGACGAGCTGAACCTGACCGCCCCGGAGCTGGTGCGCGGCATCCACCTCGACTACCTGGCCAGCGGCGCCGAGCTGATCGAGACCAACACCTTCGGCGCCAACCGGTTCAAGCTGGCCGGCCACGGGCTGGCCGACCGGCTGGAGGAGATCAACCGGGCGGGCGCCGCGCTGGCCCGGGACGCCGCCGCCGCCGTCGGCCGCCGGGTCTTCGTCGCGGGATCGATGGGGCCGATCGGCCGGCCGATGGCGCCGCTGGGGACGGTCTCCCCCGAAGAGGTCCGGGAGGCCTACGGCGAGCAGGCGCGGGCGCTGGTGGCCGGCGGGGCCGACGTGCTCATCCTGGAGACGTTCACCGACCTGGCCGAACTGCTGGAGGCCCTGCGCGGCGCGCGCGAGGCGGCCGGGGTGCCGATCATCGCGCAGATGACCTTCACCCAGGACGGCCGGACGCTGCTGGGGCACGGACCGCGGGAGATCGTCCAGGCCCTGGAGCGGGCCGGCGCAGAAGTGGTCGGCGCCAACTGCAGCGTGGGTCCCCAGGGCGTGCTGGAAGTGATGGAGCAGATGGCCGCCGCAGTCCGCTCGGCGTACCTCTCGGCGATGCCCAACGCCGGCTTCCCCTCCTACGTGGGCGGCCGCTACATCTACGTCTCCACGCCGGAGTATATGGCCGCCCACGCCGTGCGCCTGGTCGCGCTGGGGGTGCGGATCGTCGGCGGCTGCTGCGGGACGACGCCGGAGCACATCGCCCGGATGCGCGACGCCCTGCAGCACCCGCAGGTATCCAGCGAGGCGAAGACCGGATCGCGGTGGGCCCTCGGCGCCCCGGTCGTGGAGCCGGAGCCCGTGGCCGCCCCGCCCGGGACGCCCAGCGCCCTGGGGCAGAAGCTGGGGCGCACCTTCGTCGTCACCGTGGAGGTCCATCCCCCGCGGGGCGTGCACGACCACCGGGAGATCGAGGCCTGCCGCCGGCTGCGCGAGGCCGGCGCGGACGCCGTGGACATCGCCGACAACCCCATGGCCCGGCTGCGGATGAGCCCCTGGGCGATGTCCTCGCGCATCCAGTCCGAGGTGGGGCTGGAGACGATCCTGCACTTCACCACCCGCGACCGCAACCTGGTGCGGCTGCAGTCCGACCTGCTGGCCGTCCACGCCCTGGGAATCCGCAACGTGCTGGTGCTGCGGGGCGATCCGCCGCAGATCGGCGACTACCCCAACGCCACCGCCGTCAGCGACGTCACTCCCTCGGGGCTGGTGAAGCTCATCAAGGAGTTCAACCGCGGCCGCGACGTGGCCGGCAACGCCATCGGGACGCCCACCGCGTTCTCGGTGGGCGTGGCCCTCAACCTCTCCGCCGCCGACCTGGACCGCGAGGCGCGCATCCTCGACCGCAAGGTCCGCGCCGGCGCGGACTTCATCTGCACGATGCCGGTCTACGAGCCGGAGGCCCTGGACCGCTTCGAGCGGATCGGCGGCCGCATCCCGCTGCCCGTGCTGGTCGGCGTGCTCCCCCTGGTCAGCAGCCGCCACGCCGAGTTCCTGCACAACGAGGTGCCGGGGTTGGTGGTCCCCGAGGCGGTGCGCGCCCGCCTGCGCGCCGCGGCCGACGGGCGGGAGGAAGGGCTGCGCATGGCGGAGGAACTGATCCGGGCCCTGGCGGGGCGCGTCGCCGGGATCTACCTCATCCCCTCCTTCGGACGCTATGATACGGTCATCGAACTGGTGAAGATGGCAAAGAGTCACCGCTCCAACCACCGCTCGTCGGTCGGCGACGGGCGGTAA
- a CDS encoding acyl-CoA dehydrogenase family protein — MRFDLSEEQALLHRTVREFALQELRPHARRWDQEGRFPIDVVPKLAALGLLGLTIPQSYGGAELGMVGAALAVEAVSWGDGSIGLTVASHNSLCAGHIHLFGSPEQKARYLPELASGRSLGAWCLTEPGAGSDAAAITTRAVRAGDVWVLNGTKVFVTQGSVAGVYVVLAKTDPAAGRRGISAFIVERGAPGLRVGKKEDKLGLRASDTAEVTFLDCEVPAGNLIGGEGQGYRQAMAVLERGRIGIGAMAVGLGRAALDDSIAYAGQRKAFGMTLAEHQAIQFMIADTATELDAAWLLVLRAAQLADLGEPIRAASSMAKLYASEAASRAANRAVQIHGGYGYIKDYPVERYLRDVKLTEIGEGTSEIQRIIIAKSLLAE; from the coding sequence ATGCGCTTCGATCTGTCGGAGGAGCAGGCCCTGCTGCACCGGACGGTGCGCGAGTTCGCCCTGCAGGAGCTGCGCCCCCACGCCCGCCGCTGGGACCAGGAAGGCCGCTTTCCCATCGACGTGGTCCCCAAACTGGCCGCCCTGGGGCTGCTGGGGCTGACCATCCCGCAGTCCTACGGCGGGGCGGAACTGGGGATGGTGGGCGCGGCGCTGGCCGTGGAGGCGGTCTCCTGGGGGGACGGCTCCATCGGCCTCACCGTGGCCTCCCACAACTCGCTGTGCGCCGGCCACATCCACCTCTTCGGCAGCCCGGAGCAGAAGGCGCGCTACCTGCCCGAACTGGCCTCCGGCCGGAGCCTGGGCGCCTGGTGCCTCACCGAACCCGGCGCCGGCAGCGATGCGGCGGCGATCACCACCCGGGCCGTGCGCGCCGGCGACGTCTGGGTGCTGAACGGGACCAAGGTGTTCGTCACGCAGGGCAGCGTGGCCGGCGTCTACGTCGTGCTGGCCAAGACCGATCCGGCCGCGGGGCGGCGGGGGATCTCGGCCTTCATCGTGGAGCGCGGCGCGCCGGGGCTGCGCGTGGGGAAGAAGGAGGACAAACTCGGCCTGCGGGCCAGCGACACCGCGGAGGTCACATTTTTGGACTGCGAGGTCCCCGCCGGCAACCTGATCGGCGGGGAGGGGCAGGGCTACCGGCAGGCGATGGCGGTCCTGGAGCGCGGCCGCATCGGGATCGGGGCCATGGCCGTGGGGCTGGGCCGGGCGGCCCTGGACGACAGCATCGCCTACGCCGGGCAGCGCAAAGCCTTCGGGATGACGCTGGCCGAGCACCAGGCCATCCAGTTCATGATCGCCGACACGGCCACGGAGCTGGACGCCGCCTGGCTGCTGGTGCTGCGCGCCGCGCAGCTGGCCGACCTGGGGGAGCCGATCCGCGCCGCGTCCTCGATGGCCAAGCTGTACGCCAGCGAGGCGGCCAGCCGCGCCGCGAACCGGGCGGTGCAGATCCACGGCGGCTACGGGTACATCAAAGACTACCCCGTAGAGCGCTACCTGCGCGACGTCAAGCTCACCGAGATCGGCGAGGGCACCTCGGAGATCCAGCGCATCATCATCGCCAAATCCCTTCTGGCGGAGTAG
- a CDS encoding fused MFS/spermidine synthase, whose amino-acid sequence MPEFDARPAEFPLKGIWFYDRYTPAEVHAHRSGPVVARARTRYQEVVVQQLEHLGRCLIVDGKIQSAEVDEYIYHELLVHPVLVAHPAPRRVLVCGGGEGAPLREILRHPTIEQVVMVDIDEELVALCREHLPGWHAGAFDDPRVRLRYGDARAFVEETKERFDVVINDVTDPIEGGPSKLLFTREFYQAVARVLAPEGLFVTQAIGVHYDAGDRLHAMIHHTVRQVFPHTRSYCEYILSFDYPWAFVAGARRPVWDDLSAAEVDRRLAQRGLRLRFYDGETHRRVMSLPAPLRRLIAGEQGVISDREPLTVL is encoded by the coding sequence GTGCCCGAGTTCGACGCCCGGCCCGCCGAGTTTCCGCTGAAGGGCATCTGGTTCTACGATCGGTACACGCCGGCTGAGGTGCACGCGCACCGCTCCGGCCCCGTCGTGGCCCGCGCCCGCACCCGCTATCAGGAGGTCGTCGTCCAGCAGCTCGAGCACCTGGGGCGCTGCCTGATCGTGGACGGGAAGATCCAGTCGGCCGAGGTGGACGAGTACATCTACCACGAGCTGCTGGTGCACCCGGTCCTGGTGGCCCATCCGGCGCCGCGGCGCGTGCTGGTCTGCGGCGGCGGCGAGGGCGCGCCGCTGCGCGAGATCCTGCGCCACCCCACGATCGAGCAGGTCGTGATGGTGGACATCGACGAGGAGCTGGTGGCGCTGTGCCGGGAGCACCTGCCGGGCTGGCACGCCGGCGCCTTCGACGACCCGCGGGTGCGCCTGCGTTACGGCGACGCCCGCGCCTTCGTCGAGGAGACGAAGGAGCGGTTCGACGTGGTGATCAACGACGTCACCGACCCCATCGAGGGCGGGCCGAGCAAGCTGCTCTTCACCCGGGAGTTCTACCAGGCCGTGGCGCGGGTGCTGGCGCCGGAAGGCCTGTTCGTCACCCAGGCCATCGGTGTGCACTACGACGCCGGCGACCGGCTGCACGCGATGATCCACCACACGGTGCGCCAGGTCTTCCCCCACACGCGCTCCTACTGCGAGTACATCCTCTCCTTCGACTACCCCTGGGCCTTCGTCGCCGGCGCCCGGCGGCCGGTCTGGGACGACCTCTCCGCCGCCGAGGTGGACCGGCGGCTGGCGCAGCGCGGCCTGCGGCTGCGGTTCTACGACGGCGAGACGCACCGGCGGGTGATGTCCCTGCCCGCGCCGCTGCGCCGGCTCATCGCCGGCGAGCAGGGGGTGATCTCGGACCGGGAGCCCCTGACGGTCCTGTGA
- a CDS encoding RtcB family protein, producing the protein MSTPWTHILKKIDDYRWEIPPSYKRGMRVPGLVYADERMLAQIAEEQALEQVANVATLPGIVGASLAMPDIHWGYGFPVGGVAAFDPQEGVISPGGVGYDISCGVRVIRTNLDEEAVRPQLQQLVDALFAAVPSGVGATGRVKLDTRAIDAALKGGARWAVSQGYGWEEDLEAIEGGGALPEADPDAVSPQAKQRGRGQVGTLGSGNHFLEIQVVDEVYDPEAAETMGLGAPGQVVVFVHCGSRGLGHQVCTDYLRVAERSARQHGIQLVDRQLACMPFTSEEGARYFAAMCAAANFAWANRQLITHWTREAFAAVFRRSPEALGMSLVYDVSHNIAKVEPYTVDGVERRLVVHRKGATRAFPPGHPDVPARYRQIGQPVLIPGDMGRYSFVAVGTAQAMRESFGSTCHGAGRVMGRKQAVRTLAGRDIADELRRRGILVRAQDRGLLAEEASAAYKDVADVVAVCHAAGISRRVVRTRPIGVVKG; encoded by the coding sequence ATGAGCACCCCCTGGACCCACATCCTGAAGAAGATCGACGACTACCGCTGGGAGATCCCGCCGTCCTACAAGCGGGGCATGCGGGTCCCCGGCCTGGTCTACGCCGACGAGCGCATGCTGGCCCAGATCGCGGAGGAGCAGGCCCTGGAGCAGGTGGCGAACGTCGCCACGCTGCCGGGCATCGTGGGCGCCTCCCTGGCCATGCCCGACATCCACTGGGGCTACGGGTTCCCCGTCGGCGGGGTCGCGGCCTTCGACCCCCAGGAGGGCGTGATCAGTCCCGGCGGGGTGGGTTACGACATCTCCTGCGGGGTCCGGGTCATCCGCACGAACCTGGACGAGGAGGCCGTCCGGCCGCAGCTGCAGCAGCTGGTCGACGCGCTCTTTGCCGCCGTGCCCTCCGGCGTCGGCGCCACGGGGCGGGTGAAGCTGGACACGCGCGCCATCGACGCGGCGCTGAAAGGCGGCGCCCGGTGGGCCGTGAGCCAGGGCTACGGGTGGGAGGAGGACCTGGAGGCGATCGAAGGCGGCGGGGCCCTGCCGGAGGCTGATCCCGACGCCGTGAGCCCGCAGGCCAAGCAGCGCGGCCGCGGCCAGGTCGGCACCCTGGGCTCGGGCAACCACTTCCTCGAAATCCAGGTCGTGGACGAGGTGTACGACCCGGAGGCGGCGGAGACGATGGGCCTGGGGGCGCCCGGCCAGGTGGTGGTCTTCGTGCACTGCGGGTCGCGCGGGCTGGGCCACCAGGTCTGCACCGACTACCTGCGCGTCGCCGAGCGCTCCGCCCGCCAGCACGGCATCCAGCTGGTGGACCGCCAGCTGGCCTGCATGCCCTTCACCTCCGAGGAGGGGGCGCGCTACTTCGCCGCCATGTGCGCGGCCGCGAACTTTGCCTGGGCCAACCGCCAGCTGATCACCCACTGGACCCGGGAGGCGTTCGCCGCCGTCTTCCGCCGCAGCCCCGAAGCCCTGGGCATGTCGCTGGTCTACGACGTCTCGCACAACATCGCCAAGGTCGAACCCTACACGGTGGACGGCGTCGAGCGCCGACTGGTGGTGCACCGCAAGGGCGCGACGCGGGCCTTTCCGCCGGGCCACCCCGACGTGCCCGCGCGCTACCGCCAGATCGGCCAGCCCGTGCTCATCCCCGGGGATATGGGCCGCTACTCCTTCGTCGCGGTGGGCACCGCGCAGGCGATGCGGGAGTCCTTCGGCTCCACCTGTCACGGCGCAGGCCGGGTGATGGGGCGCAAGCAGGCCGTCCGCACCCTGGCCGGCCGCGACATCGCCGACGAGCTGCGGCGCCGCGGGATCCTGGTGCGGGCCCAGGACCGCGGGCTGCTGGCGGAGGAGGCCTCCGCGGCCTACAAGGACGTCGCCGACGTGGTCGCCGTCTGCCACGCCGCGGGCATCAGCCGCCGCGTGGTGCGCACCCGGCCCATCGGCGTGGTGAAAGGATAA
- a CDS encoding NifU family protein, with the protein MRGKVEQVLEMIRPYIQGDGGDIELVDIVGGIVQIRLAGACVGCMHSMMTLQAGVERLIRDAVPEIKGVEAMPF; encoded by the coding sequence CTGCGCGGCAAGGTGGAGCAGGTCCTGGAGATGATCCGGCCCTACATCCAGGGTGACGGCGGGGACATCGAACTGGTGGACATCGTCGGCGGCATCGTGCAGATCCGCCTGGCGGGAGCCTGCGTGGGGTGCATGCACTCCATGATGACCTTGCAGGCCGGCGTGGAGCGGTTGATCAGAGACGCGGTGCCCGAGATCAAGGGCGTCGAGGCGATGCCCTTCTAG